The proteins below come from a single Tachysurus fulvidraco isolate hzauxx_2018 chromosome 13, HZAU_PFXX_2.0, whole genome shotgun sequence genomic window:
- the LOC113646780 gene encoding uncharacterized protein LOC113646780, with protein MAQKRSSNSPSSEAKKIRIENDPTSSHDLCFGETSTFSSSLLQRDPYTALNPFLTDAINELNDSLRSTLRHDIQSPNPGLTDNLTATQTQLPHHDVFLELNQSLLTLQNSLNDQDQPVPLNPFLIEAVNQLNESLNLSNEQNVVNATTPVTYQEPASQQDLLHGLNQSLILLNDNIINLINQPVNVLQNPETDHVYIPEMVNDTSVDNASPPTGENVPSDHVDIASPPTGENVPSDHVDSAPPSVQNVPSDHVDNASPPTGENVPSDHVDNASPPTGENVPSDHVDSAPPSVQNVPSDHVDNASPPTGENVPSDHVDNVSPPTGENVPSDHVDKHAASNN; from the exons atggctCAGAAGCGTTCGAGTAATTCTCCCTCTTCAGAagctaaaaaaattagaattgaaaATGACCCTACATCATCACATGATCTCTGCTTTGGTGAAACTTCGACTTTTTCAAGTAGTCTGTTACAACGTGATCCGTACACAGCCCTGAATCCTTTTTTAACCGATGCAATCAATGAGTTGAATGATAGTTTACGATCGACACTTAGACACGATATTCAGAGCCCCAATCCGGGGTTGACCGATAATTTAACagcgacacaaacacagctgcctCATCATGACGTGTTCTTAGAATTGAATCAGAGTCTGTTAACGTTGCAGAATAGTCTAAATGATCAAGATCAACCTGTGCCGTTAAATCCCTTTTTGATAGAAGCTGTAAACCAATTGAACGAAAGTCTTAACTTATCTAACGAACAAAATGTCGTTAATGCAACAACTCCAGTAACCTATCAAGAACCTGCATCTCAACAAGATTTGCTTCATGGTCTTAATCAAAgtcttattttgttaaatgacaATATCATTAACTTAATCAACCAACCTGTTAATGTTCTGCAAAATCCCGAAACTGATCATGTGTACATTCCTGAAATGGTAAATGATACATCAGTAGACAATGCGTCGCCGCCTAcgggtgaaaatgtaccctcagatcatGTAGACATTGCGTCGCCGCCCActggtgaaaatgtaccctcagatcacgtagacagTGCGCCACCTTCAGTTcaaaatgtaccctcagatcacgtagacaatgcgtcgccgcctacgggtgaaaatgtaccctcagatcatgtagacaatgcgtcgccgcccactggtgaaaatgtaccctcagatcacgtagacagTGCGCCACCTTCAGTTcaaaatgtaccctcagatcacgtagacaatgcgtcgccgcctacgggtgaaaatgtaccctcagatcacgtagacaatgTGTCGCCGCCCActggtgaaaatgtaccctcagatcacgtagaca AACATGCAGCGAGCAACAACTAA